The genomic interval CCACCCTCTCGAAATCACGGATAGCGCATACCCGCCGCAAATCTCCTTGTTGTCGCTCGACCAGGAGGGCCAGTCGCTTGCCGGCAACTCAAGCGTGGAAACACTGCGCGAGATCACCATCGCCTACCCGCAAACTTCGTTCGAGTTTGAATTTGCCGCCCTCAGTTTCAACCAACCCGGCAAAAATCAATACGCCTACACTCTCGAAGGCTTCGACACAAATTGGCATTTCATCGGCGCCCGGCGCAACGGGCGTTATACCAACCTGCCCGGGGGAACCTACACCCTGCTATTAAACGCCTCCAACAGCGACGGAGTCTGGAGTGAAACACCCACCCGCATTAAGCTGACGGTCATCCCGCCCTTCTGGCAAACCGTCTGGTTTCGCGCGCTCATCGCGGTATTTGCGGCGTTCGTGGTCGCGGGCGGGGTCCGCTTGCGGACAAAATCCATCCAGGATAGAAACCGCGCTCTGGAGCGTCTCGTAAAAGAGCGAACCTTCGCGCTGGAAACCAGAAACCGCGAAATGGAAGCGCTCTATCAGGCAGACGAGCGCATCCTGCGCAACGTCAGTTTGAATCAAGTCTTTCAAACGCTGGTCGATGTGGCAGTGGACATGCTCAACGCCGACCGAAGCGTGGTCTTTGCCTGGGATGAAAAACGAACTCGCGTGACGCCGCGCGTCAGCCGAGGCTTCGCGCCCGCAACGCTCAACGTCCTTGAATTTGAAAAAGGCGAAGGGATGATCGGCGAGGTGCTTGAGACCGGGCAACCGGTGATCGTGCGACAAATTGAGTTGAACGAATTTCAACCGAATATTCGCCAGGCGCTGATCGACGAGGGCATTCGCTCCTTCGCGCTAATCCCCATCACCGTCGATCGGAAAATCGTCGGCGTGTTCAAGGTCGGTTTCACCTCGCCCAACCTGATCGGCGACGACATCACCCGCCTGTTCTCCGCGATCACCCAGCGGGCGTCCATCTCGATCGCCAACATGGAACTCTTCGAACAGACCAAAGACCTGGCGGTCATGGAAGAACGTAACCGCCTCGCGCGCGACCTGCACGATTCGGCAAAGCAAAAAGCATTTGCCGCGCTTGCCCAACTGGGAACCGTCCGCAGTCGTTTGAACGGCAACGGCGACCCGGTCTCGATGCACCTCAGCGAAGCGGAAAATCTCGTCAGCGATGTGATTCAAGAATTAACCTTCCTCGTGCAGGAGATCTACCCGATCGCGCTACAAGAAAAAGGGTTACCCGCCGCCCTGCGCGACTACATCTACGAATGGGAGAACCGCAACGACACCACCATACAGTTGGTCAACCGTGGCGAGCGTCGCCTCCCCCTCGAAATGGAGCAAGCGCTCTACCGCGTGGCGCAAGAGGCGCTTGCCAACGTGGCGCGACACAGCAAAGCTCGCCGCATGGATATTTCCCTCGTCTATAATCACGACTCAGTGCAACTCTCCCTCGCCGACGACGGATGCGGTTTCGACCTTGAAAAAAAATCATACGGCATGGGCTTGCGTTCGATGCGCGAACGCGTAAGCAGTATTCACGGAACGGTGCAAATCCAAAGCGCGCCGGGACACGGAACAAGGATCCTGGTACAGGCGCCAATCAAAAATTGAGAAGGAAGCGGCTATGGCACAAAATAATCAAAACAACCGAATCAGCGTCATCATTGTGGACGATCACGAGGTGGTGCGGAACGGAATCCGTTCCTACATCGAAACCGTAAAAGAATTTCAGGTGGTTGGCGAAGCCGCCTCCGGCGAAGCCGCGCTCAAACTGATCTCTGATTACATCCCCGATATCGTTCTCCTTGATCTTATCATGCCCGGCATGGACGGCGTGGAGACTACGCGGCGCATCAAACAGATCAGCCCGCGCACGCAGATCGTGGTGCTGACTTCCTATCACGAGGATGTGCACATCTTCCCCGCGTTGAAGGCAGGCGCGATCTCCTATATCCTGAAAGATATGAAAATGGAAAAGTTGGTAGAGGCGTTACACCGCGCCGCGCAAAAAGAAGTGACATTGCATCCGCTGGTGGCGGCGCGCGTCCTGCAAAACATCCGCAGTGAGAACGGCGACGAACAGCCGCTCTTCACCGAACTCACCGAACGCGAACTGGATGTGCTGCGCCTGATCGCCAACGGAATGACCAACAGCCAGATCGCGGAGAAACTGGTCATCAGCGAGAACACAGTCAAGGGACACGTGAGCAACATCCTCAGCAAACTGCATCTCGCCGACCGCACGCAGGTCGCAGTGTACGCCTGGCAAAAGGGACTGGTCAACCGCGAGCAACTCGCGCGAAAATAAAGATGTAGAAAAACAGCC from Candidatus Defluviilinea gracilis carries:
- a CDS encoding response regulator transcription factor, with amino-acid sequence MAQNNQNNRISVIIVDDHEVVRNGIRSYIETVKEFQVVGEAASGEAALKLISDYIPDIVLLDLIMPGMDGVETTRRIKQISPRTQIVVLTSYHEDVHIFPALKAGAISYILKDMKMEKLVEALHRAAQKEVTLHPLVAARVLQNIRSENGDEQPLFTELTERELDVLRLIANGMTNSQIAEKLVISENTVKGHVSNILSKLHLADRTQVAVYAWQKGLVNREQLARK